A window of Halomonas sp. H10-9-1 contains these coding sequences:
- a CDS encoding NAD(P)-dependent alcohol dehydrogenase translates to MPAMMKAAVFVEPGRIEIDDRPIPDIGPNDALIRVTTTTICGTDVHILKGEYPVEKGLIVGHEPVGVIEKLGANVQGYREGQRVIAGAICPSFTSYACQDGCSSQDGGHHAHGYKPMGGWRFGNTIDGAQAEYLRVPDAQANLSPVPDGLTDDQVLMCPDIMSTGFAGAESANIKIGDSVAVFAQGPIGLCATAGARLRGAGLIIAVDGVDERLEMARKMGADVTLNFRQVDVVDEIRKLTGGRGVDASIEALGLQQTFEQALRVIKPGGTLSSLGVYSENLSIPLDAFCAGLGDHRIVTSLCPGGKERMRRLMQIIDSGRLDLGPMVTHRYPLEKIVDAYDLFSHQRDGVLKIALEVS, encoded by the coding sequence ATGCCCGCCATGATGAAAGCCGCCGTCTTCGTCGAGCCCGGCCGCATTGAGATCGATGACCGCCCGATCCCCGACATCGGCCCCAACGACGCCCTGATCCGGGTGACCACCACCACCATCTGCGGCACTGACGTGCATATCCTCAAGGGCGAGTACCCGGTGGAGAAGGGGCTCATCGTGGGCCACGAGCCGGTGGGGGTGATCGAGAAGCTCGGGGCCAACGTCCAGGGCTATCGGGAGGGTCAGCGAGTGATCGCCGGCGCCATATGCCCGAGCTTCACCTCCTACGCCTGCCAGGACGGCTGCAGCTCCCAGGACGGCGGCCACCACGCCCACGGCTACAAGCCCATGGGTGGCTGGCGCTTCGGCAATACCATCGACGGTGCCCAGGCCGAGTACCTGCGGGTGCCGGATGCCCAGGCCAACCTCTCTCCGGTGCCCGACGGTCTCACCGATGACCAGGTGCTGATGTGCCCGGACATCATGTCCACCGGCTTCGCCGGGGCGGAGTCGGCCAACATCAAGATCGGCGACAGCGTGGCGGTGTTCGCCCAGGGCCCCATCGGCCTGTGCGCCACCGCCGGCGCCAGGCTGCGCGGCGCGGGGCTGATCATCGCCGTGGATGGCGTCGACGAGCGCCTCGAGATGGCCAGGAAGATGGGTGCCGACGTCACCCTCAACTTCCGCCAGGTGGACGTGGTGGACGAGATCCGCAAGCTCACCGGCGGACGCGGGGTGGACGCCTCCATCGAGGCGCTGGGGCTGCAGCAGACCTTCGAGCAGGCGCTGCGGGTCATCAAGCCCGGCGGCACCCTGTCGAGCCTCGGGGTCTACTCCGAGAACCTGAGCATCCCGCTGGACGCCTTCTGCGCGGGCCTGGGTGATCACCGCATCGTCACTTCGCTCTGCCCCGGCGGCAAGGAGCGCATGCGCCGGCTGATGCAAATCATCGACAGCGGCCGCCTGGATCTCGGCCCCATGGTCACCCACCGCTATCCGCTGGAGAAGATCGTCGACGCCTACGACCTCTTCTCCCACCAGCGCGACGGCGTCCTCAAGATCGCCCTGGAGGTCTCTTGA
- a CDS encoding enoyl-CoA hydratase-related protein: protein MSETLIDVVDNAGIVRLTINRPKALNALNSAVLAELERVLAELERVLAGLEGREDLRAVVITGAGEKSFVAGADIAEMREKTPEQARDFARQALDTFKRLETLPVPTVALVNGFCLGGGCELALACDWAVASDNAIFGQPEVLLGVIPGFGGTQRLPRRVGPAMALDLCTTGRKIDAAEALRIGLVNRVMPQAELEGYVEELAKQLGGNGPQSVRAAKQAIHDGMGQELDSALALENALFAFCFAGGEQTEGMNAFVEKRKPNF, encoded by the coding sequence ATGAGCGAGACACTGATCGATGTGGTAGACAACGCCGGCATCGTGCGCCTGACCATCAACCGTCCCAAGGCACTCAACGCCCTGAACAGCGCCGTGCTGGCGGAGCTGGAGCGCGTGCTGGCGGAGCTGGAGCGCGTGCTGGCGGGCCTGGAGGGTCGCGAGGACCTGCGTGCCGTGGTCATCACCGGCGCCGGCGAGAAGTCCTTCGTGGCCGGCGCCGATATCGCCGAGATGCGCGAGAAGACCCCGGAACAGGCCCGCGACTTCGCCCGCCAGGCGCTGGATACCTTCAAGCGCCTGGAGACCCTGCCGGTGCCCACCGTGGCGCTGGTCAACGGCTTCTGCCTGGGCGGCGGCTGCGAGCTGGCGCTGGCCTGCGACTGGGCGGTGGCCAGCGACAACGCCATCTTCGGCCAGCCCGAGGTGCTGCTCGGCGTGATCCCCGGTTTCGGCGGCACCCAGCGGCTGCCGCGCCGCGTAGGCCCGGCCATGGCCCTGGACCTCTGCACCACCGGACGCAAGATCGACGCCGCCGAGGCGCTGCGCATTGGCCTGGTCAACCGGGTGATGCCCCAGGCCGAGCTCGAGGGCTACGTGGAGGAGCTGGCCAAGCAGCTCGGCGGCAACGGCCCTCAGTCGGTGCGTGCCGCCAAGCAGGCGATCCACGACGGCATGGGCCAGGAGCTGGACAGCGCCCTGGCGCTGGAGAATGCTCTGTTCGCCTTCTGCTTCGCCGGCGGCGAGCAGACCGAGGGCATGAACGCCTTCGTCGAGAAGCGCAAGCCGAACTTCTGA
- a CDS encoding peroxiredoxin — protein MTIATGDRFPDVTIKTNGPDGPEDLSTGNFFAGRKVVLFAVPGAFTPGCSNTHMPGFVVNADKIFAKGVDAIACLAVNDAFVMGAWQRDQNAQAITMLADGNAELTRALGLEKDASAAGMGTRCQRFAMLLDDGVVTYLGIDEKGVDQSSAETLLAQL, from the coding sequence ATGACGATTGCCACCGGCGACCGGTTCCCCGACGTCACCATCAAGACCAACGGCCCCGATGGCCCCGAGGACCTCAGCACCGGCAACTTCTTCGCCGGCCGCAAGGTGGTGCTGTTCGCGGTACCCGGCGCCTTCACTCCCGGCTGCTCCAACACCCACATGCCGGGCTTCGTGGTCAATGCCGACAAGATCTTCGCCAAGGGGGTCGACGCCATCGCCTGCCTGGCGGTGAACGACGCCTTCGTGATGGGCGCCTGGCAGCGGGACCAGAATGCTCAGGCCATCACCATGCTGGCCGATGGCAACGCCGAGCTCACTCGGGCGCTGGGGCTGGAGAAGGACGCCAGCGCCGCCGGCATGGGCACCCGCTGCCAGCGCTTCGCCATGCTCCTCGACGACGGCGTGGTGACATACCTGGGCATCGACGAGAAGGGGGTCGACCAGAGCAGCGCCGAGACCCTGCTGGCCCAGCTGTAA
- a CDS encoding VOC family protein, producing MSLAPFHLAIPVHDLPAARAFYGEVFGLEEGRSSDHWVDFDFFGHQLVIHEHPKMPYQDNAHTNAVDGHDVPVPHFGVVLGWDDWEALAKRLRERGTAFVIEPYVRFQGQVGEQATMFLLDPCGNALEFKAFKDMGQLFAK from the coding sequence ATGAGCCTTGCCCCCTTCCACCTGGCGATTCCCGTCCATGACCTGCCCGCGGCACGCGCCTTCTATGGCGAGGTGTTCGGCCTCGAGGAGGGTCGCTCCAGCGACCACTGGGTGGACTTCGACTTCTTCGGCCACCAGCTGGTGATCCACGAGCACCCGAAGATGCCCTACCAGGACAATGCCCACACCAACGCCGTGGACGGCCATGACGTGCCGGTGCCCCACTTCGGCGTGGTGCTCGGCTGGGACGACTGGGAGGCGCTCGCCAAGCGGCTGCGTGAGCGCGGCACCGCGTTCGTGATTGAACCCTATGTGCGCTTCCAGGGTCAGGTGGGCGAGCAGGCCACCATGTTCCTGCTCGACCCCTGCGGTAACGCTCTGGAGTTCAAGGCGTTCAAGGACATGGGCCAGCTGTTCGCCAAGTGA
- a CDS encoding 3-hydroxybutyryl-CoA dehydrogenase: MSEQAIGVVGAGTMGQGIAQVLIQSGFAVKLYDVADEQLQRARGAIDRGLGKLVAKDRLAEADKDAALARLDASTALDALRDCEVIIEAAPEQPALKEKLFRDLSRLTHDAILASNTSSLSLTRLAAVCERPERVIGMHFFNPVPVLKLVEVIRAEQTSDATVARIEALTEALGKTAVAIGDSPGFAVNRLLVPMINEAAFLLQEGVASAADIDASMQLGAAHPMGPLALGDLIGLDVCLSIMEVLQEGFGDPKYRPCPLLRRMVAAGYLGRKSGRGFHSYA, translated from the coding sequence ATGAGTGAGCAAGCGATCGGCGTGGTGGGTGCCGGCACCATGGGGCAGGGCATCGCCCAGGTACTGATCCAGAGCGGCTTCGCCGTCAAGCTCTATGACGTGGCCGACGAGCAGCTTCAGCGCGCCCGCGGGGCCATCGACAGGGGGTTGGGCAAACTGGTGGCCAAGGACAGGCTCGCGGAAGCCGACAAGGACGCCGCCCTGGCGCGCCTGGATGCCTCCACGGCACTGGATGCCCTGCGCGACTGCGAGGTGATCATCGAGGCCGCCCCCGAGCAGCCGGCGCTCAAGGAGAAGCTATTCCGCGACCTGAGCCGTCTGACCCACGACGCCATCCTGGCCTCCAACACATCCTCGCTGTCGCTGACCCGGCTGGCCGCGGTGTGCGAACGCCCCGAGCGGGTGATCGGCATGCACTTCTTCAATCCGGTGCCGGTGCTCAAGCTGGTCGAGGTGATTCGCGCCGAGCAGACCTCTGATGCCACCGTGGCGCGCATCGAAGCGCTCACCGAGGCCTTGGGCAAGACCGCCGTCGCCATCGGCGACTCTCCGGGGTTCGCGGTCAACCGCCTGCTGGTGCCGATGATCAACGAGGCGGCCTTCCTGCTCCAGGAGGGCGTGGCCAGCGCCGCGGACATCGACGCATCCATGCAACTGGGCGCCGCCCACCCCATGGGCCCGCTGGCGCTGGGTGACCTGATCGGCCTGGACGTCTGCCTCTCGATCATGGAGGTGTTGCAGGAGGGCTTCGGCGATCCCAAGTATCGCCCCTGCCCGCTGCTCAGGCGCATGGTGGCTGCCGGCTATCTGGGGCGCAAGAGCGGCCGCGGCTTCCATAGCTACGCCTGA
- a CDS encoding Mov34/MPN/PAD-1 family protein, with product MGEAFEALRSQLARSVVRYLVESPNHPYATVTSISRDDTFDVLDIELEIELEQRRKVPIRPREPVRLIFMSNDDACHPRVLSRREDFPVGMVHTNLDREAGGLALCIWEEAWSDLATNLTGQALIERMRTWFSLMAAGTAHADDQFLEPLIFSSPHTLIIPSGEMQGPWYTSLAFEHNGLITLGMSKEKPEKEVTNHNFAIYTPELPSQLHRGLARTPFDLGALQRLCLGFGFNLIEGLVQWLLSPEQLRNARNRQPMLIITVPKRRVEEGPDEQPEVWCYTLGESLAELGEQLNVTITEQKTGLTTEKLFGNVSNANLASVHMLPWRVVQRLDRASARHFAGTAHKTDTPLLAIGAGAIGSNVTMMATRSGIGPWAVVDEDITLPHNTVRQVQKNGSIGFPKASVLEIELDQVFEEGGNTAIPANVFAPGEQAPVLDAAVEKAEIAIDFSASPAVLGWLSDQPVRRGASAFFGPDGSDLVVLAENKSRAVKVDEIEAQYFWSVATEPQLNGHLSAARLDKIRYANACQDLSRPLPPWQLQTLCGLAAGQVAQLIESDDACFKVWRLEPETGAVQAVIIPVQQVHRYQVGSMRVSITEDVVSTMRELRRKAGRNETGGVLVGTFDLVRNVAHVVAALTAPPDSKQAPTFFIRGKEDLKPRIEALAASSAGRLHYIGEWHSHPGAVPARPSDDDEGVFAHLETHLGSVGSPYIMAICGERDSWIRAGWTERGAVEGVVTHGH from the coding sequence ATGGGTGAGGCGTTCGAAGCACTCCGATCTCAGTTGGCTCGCTCGGTTGTCCGGTATCTGGTCGAGTCTCCGAATCATCCCTATGCGACGGTAACCAGCATCAGCCGAGACGACACATTTGATGTTTTAGATATCGAGCTTGAGATCGAGCTGGAGCAGCGTCGCAAAGTACCGATTCGACCTAGAGAGCCAGTTCGGCTCATTTTCATGTCGAACGACGACGCTTGTCATCCGCGAGTGCTGTCGAGGCGTGAGGACTTTCCGGTCGGTATGGTCCATACCAACCTGGATCGTGAGGCGGGCGGGTTAGCCCTGTGTATATGGGAGGAGGCGTGGTCGGATTTGGCGACCAATCTCACAGGTCAGGCACTTATCGAAAGAATGCGTACCTGGTTCTCTTTAATGGCCGCTGGCACCGCTCATGCTGATGATCAGTTCTTGGAGCCGTTGATCTTCTCAAGCCCACATACGCTGATCATCCCGTCTGGTGAAATGCAAGGTCCTTGGTACACCAGTTTGGCCTTCGAGCATAACGGGCTTATCACTCTTGGCATGTCTAAAGAGAAGCCTGAAAAAGAAGTCACTAACCACAATTTCGCCATCTATACGCCTGAACTTCCTAGTCAACTGCATCGCGGTCTTGCTAGAACGCCCTTCGATTTAGGAGCCCTACAGCGCTTATGTTTAGGCTTTGGTTTCAATTTGATTGAAGGCTTAGTGCAGTGGTTGCTTTCGCCCGAGCAGTTGAGAAACGCGCGTAACCGTCAACCCATGTTGATTATTACGGTACCAAAACGTCGTGTGGAGGAAGGGCCTGATGAGCAGCCGGAAGTTTGGTGTTATACCCTTGGCGAAAGCCTAGCTGAGCTTGGAGAACAGCTGAACGTCACGATTACTGAACAGAAGACGGGACTGACCACAGAAAAGCTTTTTGGGAATGTCAGTAATGCAAATCTTGCATCTGTTCACATGCTCCCTTGGCGAGTTGTACAAAGGCTGGATCGTGCCTCAGCGCGCCACTTTGCGGGCACAGCGCATAAAACAGATACCCCTTTACTAGCAATCGGTGCCGGTGCTATCGGGTCGAACGTGACCATGATGGCGACTCGCTCCGGTATAGGACCATGGGCGGTGGTTGACGAGGACATTACTCTGCCACATAACACAGTTCGCCAAGTGCAGAAAAATGGCTCCATAGGCTTTCCGAAGGCTTCGGTATTGGAGATTGAGCTTGATCAGGTATTTGAAGAAGGCGGGAATACAGCGATTCCTGCCAATGTTTTCGCACCTGGGGAGCAGGCACCTGTGCTGGATGCTGCTGTAGAAAAAGCTGAGATTGCTATCGATTTCAGTGCGTCACCTGCGGTATTAGGTTGGCTGTCTGATCAGCCTGTAAGGCGGGGAGCCAGTGCCTTCTTCGGGCCCGATGGTTCCGACCTGGTTGTACTCGCAGAGAATAAATCACGTGCAGTCAAAGTTGATGAAATAGAAGCTCAGTACTTCTGGTCTGTGGCCACAGAGCCACAGTTGAACGGACATTTGTCTGCTGCACGGTTGGATAAAATTCGCTATGCCAATGCCTGTCAAGACCTGTCACGTCCGCTTCCGCCATGGCAGCTTCAAACGCTCTGTGGTCTTGCTGCCGGGCAAGTGGCACAGCTAATCGAGAGCGACGACGCATGCTTTAAGGTCTGGAGGTTGGAACCTGAGACGGGAGCTGTCCAAGCAGTGATTATCCCTGTGCAACAGGTACATCGCTATCAAGTAGGCTCTATGCGGGTATCTATTACGGAAGACGTCGTCAGCACGATGCGGGAGCTTCGTCGTAAAGCGGGCAGAAACGAAACAGGAGGTGTACTTGTAGGCACCTTTGACCTGGTTCGTAATGTGGCTCATGTCGTTGCGGCGCTTACGGCTCCTCCCGACAGCAAGCAAGCCCCGACTTTTTTCATTCGTGGCAAGGAAGATCTCAAGCCTCGGATTGAAGCATTGGCAGCTAGCTCAGCGGGGCGTTTGCATTATATCGGAGAATGGCATAGCCACCCTGGAGCCGTGCCTGCCAGACCCAGTGATGATGACGAAGGGGTATTTGCCCACCTCGAAACTCATTTGGGATCGGTAGGCTCACCGTACATTATGGCCATTTGCGGTGAACGTGATTCCTGGATTCGAGCTGGTTGGACTGAGCGTGGGGCGGTCGAAGGAGTGGTAACGCATGGCCATTAA